The genomic DNA CACTTCATGAACTTGCAGAAAGCTGTGAAGTTGTTATTGTAGGTTGCAAACCTGGTGAAATTACTTCTCCAGATGTTGAGATGGGATTAACAGAAGAAGTGGAAAATGCAATTCCAGAAGCTATGGACATTATTTTAAAAGAAATTGGGGCTATCTAGCTCTTTTTCTAACTTTTTTTATTAAATGCTAAATATTATATATGAGTTCCTATAATTTATTATTTGAATTATGGGGATGATTTTATGCTTTCAAAAATTAGCGAATTCTTAAATAAAGACCTGAACGGGTCTTCTGAAAATGTTTTAAAGGTTGGTTGCGTACCATACAGAAAAGTATTGTCCAATTTCAGTGAATTTGACATTGTTTACAATGATATTAATATGGATATTCCGAAAATGGATATTTGTTTTGTAGATAATACTATTTCCAAGGATCTTATTTTGGATATAAGTGAAAATGCTGATATTCTAATATCTCTTGGCTCATGTATTGCCTTCAAGCCGGACATAACCATTCCTGGAGTATCAGTATCTGATGAATTTTTAAATAGCGTTGCCGTTTCTTTAATAGATGACAATTTGGAGTACCTTAAGCCATTAATTGTAATGTCAAAAGAAAATGATTTCAGAACTAAAACAATCTTAATTACAGTTAACAATGAATTATGTACTGGTTGTAGCGGTTGTGCTTTTATATGTCCTCAAGAAGCTATAGAAATGCATAACACAAGGCCAGAGCTTGATTTTAGCATGTGTGTCCATTGTGGCTGCTGCTTTGTAATCTGTCCAAAAGCATGGATTTTGCATGAGGAGGTGGAAGCATGGTGTTAGGAAGCTATAAGAAAATAGTGTCTGCAAAAACAACAAATAATGAAATCTTCAAATATGCTCAAGATGGAGGAATAATATCTTCACTTTTAATCTATGCATTAGAGGAAAGAATGATAGATGGGGCTTTGGTGGCTGGAAATCCTGATAATGATTGGGTTCCGGTTCCTGAAATTGCTACAACTCCTGATGAGATTTTGGCGGCTGCTGGAACCAAATATACAATGTGTCCTAGTATCAATGCTATCAAGGAAGTTGTCAATGAATGCAACTTGAAAAATATAGCTGCTGTTCTTACTCCCTGCCAATGTCAGGTTGTTAGAAAAGCTCATAAGTATCCAATGTCTATAGGTTCATTTGTAGAATCCATAAGTCTTTTGTTTGGTGTTTTTTGCATGAGGACATTTTCTCATAAGGCTATTTCTGAACTTGCTGAAGATTTGGGAACTGATCTTCAGGATGTTGAAAGAATGAATATTGCTCATGGTCATTTCTATTTTAACTCATGGGATGAAGGTTTGAAAGTGCCTCTTAAGGATATTCATGGATTGGAACAGCCGGGCTGTGATGTCTGTAAGGATTACAGTTCATTATTTGCAGATTTGGCCATTGGAACTGCAGGTTCTCCTCCAAGCTACTCTACAGTGGTCATAAGAACTCAGAAAGGTTTGGAGTTGTTTGATTCTGCTGTTGAAGTGGGTTTGCTGGAATATGATTCTATTGAAGATGTAACTCCTGGTCTTTCATTACTTGAAATTAGAGGAGAAACCAAAGAGCATCAAGCAAATAGGGAAATCAATAAAAGAAAAGAGGAAGGTATGTTCGTACCTATTAGATTTTAAAAGAGAGCAACTATTTTACTCTCTTTTATTTATTGAATAATGATGTGATTTTTTAGTTAATTTTTTATTTATTTAAATTTTTTTAAGTTAAACTGGGTAAATTTTATAGTTTCGTACAATTTTTACTTTGTTTTTAATTTAGATTGTTGTAATTGTACATCCATCTGTTTCAACAATTACGGTATGTTCTTTTTGTGAAACCCAACATCCAGTTTTTTCCTTCAATGGGCTATATGGGTAGATAGCCATAGCTTCACCTAATTGTTTAAGGGAGCGTTGAACTCTTGATGGTTTAAACTCTTCTGTAAGCCATCTTCCTGAAAATGGAAGGTGAGGATAATTGTGCTCAATATAGGTAAGGGTCTGTTGTGTCTGTTTCATTCTAAATGGTTTGTCTGCTAAAAATGAGAATATGTATGCTCCTGGCGCATCGTTAACAAAACCTATTCCATCGGTTGCAAATGGCTCTATAGCTATTGCCTGGCCTTCCTCGAGTTTTGTATGATCATGGTTGTTTATGTTTGGAATTGAAATTCCTGCATGGAGATTGTACTGTTCAAGGCTGTGTCCTGTTAGGTTTGAAACAGGATTAAATCCATATTCGTTTATCGCCTCTTTTACTGCTTGTCCAATTTCCCAAACTTCAACTCCTGCTTTAACAGTACCTAATGCCGCGTCAAGACCTGCAGATGACGCTTCAATAATCTCTTCATTCTTGTTTAATCTATCGCTGCCCAGTTTTTCCTCAAGATGTTTTCCATCCGCCATTACTGTGATGGCGGAATCTGCAATAAATCCATCAATATGTGCACCCAAATCCAATTTAACCATATCTCCAGCTTCTATTTTTGTTTCATCTTGATATGGTGATGTATAATGTGCAGCTATTTCATTTATTGAGACATTACATGGAAATGCGATTCCTGCACCTTTCTTTAAAATTTCACTTTCAACATATTCAACTAAATCTAATACTAATGTTCCTTCTTTAATCATTTTAGAAGCCTCTTCACGTACTTCTGAAACGATTTTTCCAGCTTTAATGTATGCATCTATCATATTGATTACCTATTATTATATTGAGAATAGTTTATTTTATATACTTTGTTTATAATACTATTCTTATAAAAGTATGGAGGTAAAAATGATGGACTTTCCAATAATACCGGAACAAATTTTCATTCTAATAGTATTGATTATTGTTTGTGTTGTTATCGTTATTGTTGCAGTTGAATGGAGGGCCGTATCCAAATCTAGAAATGAAATCGATTTGCTTGCAAAACAAATCGAACTTAAGAAGATGGCTATGGTTGAAAAGGATATTGAATCCAAAAGGTTAATGGATAACCAAATTCCACTTCCTCAAGATCAACAAGACGCTCTTTCTAACATCAGACAATCCACAATTGAAGTTAGAAATGAAGTAGGTTTCTTACATAGTGAAATTAACGAGAGATTAGCACGCCTCGAAGCGCAAACAGAACAGAAGAAATTAGAAAAAATGCTCAAGGAGATTGAAGCAAAAGAGCAAAAACTCAAAAACACTAAATAGGTGATATTATGGAGATAGCAGAAGCAATTGCAATCATTATTTTAATAGCGGCTATTTTAGTTCTCATATATTACTACATTCAAAGTAATCCAAAGGCTTTTGAATCAATCCGCGGACGTGTTCCAATAAACGCCGATGCAGACATAAATAATTTCTTTAGAGGCAATAAAGAGTCAGAGGAAGATGACATCATCGATGATGAGGATGACAAAGGCATGGGTCAAAAAATCAAGGTAAAATTAAGCGACATTGACATGTCTAGCTTCAACACTGATGCGTTTTCTAAAAAAATCGATGCTTTTCTTGATCATAAAAGTGATGAGCTTATTAAGGAATGGTCTTTAGCAACTACTGATGACTTGGATGATTTGGAATCCAAATTCGATTCTACTGTCAGCCGTGTAGATGCTTTGGATGATGAATTCAAGAAGTTCAAAGAAAACTCTGCAGAGTTTCAGAAAACTACTGAATCTAAATTAGCTGAAATTGATAAAAGACTCACTGATTTGGAAAACAAATAATTTAGAGGTGAATTCACTTCTATTTTTTTTATTTTTTGATTAGTTAAATTTATATATTAAAATATCTATATATTATATTGTAGTTTTAATTACTGTTTTTTCTTATAGCAGGGTGGGGTAGTCTGGTGATCCCGCGGGGCTCATAACCCCGAGATCCCTAGTTCAAATCTAGGCCCTGCTACTTAATTTATTTTCATAATTATAGCAAGTTAAAGACAGCTGCTGGTTTATTTTATAAACTAAGGAAACTCCGCCCATCATTACAGACTATGGCGTTTAAAGACGTATGCCGAGAGGTATGACACTGGAGCAGAAACGACACGGCTTTAGATGGTTGACTATGATATTTAATTGAGGACATCTGAAGAATCGGTGAAACGGCCATTCCATAGGATGCAAGAACAAAGGTGCTGATGATGAACTGTTCTAGGCAAGGTAGTTCGCTAAGATGAATGCTGTTAAACAGAAGGTGGGTTACTCTTAACAGGCTATAATTATTTTTTTATTTTTTATTTTTTTATCAAGTTTTCTTTATATTTTAATAATAATTTGTTATTGATTTATATCTAATTCAAGTTTTCTTTATTTTTTTTAATTTTTAAATAAGTTTATATATTATGTTTCATATAATCTTTTATTGTAGTATATAATAATAAAATATTTTTTTTCCGTTTTATATTATTTCTATGGCTTTATAATAAATTAAACGGGGGTGAAAATATAAAATTAAAAAATAAAGTCTTTTTTGTTCTAATTTTTATGATATTTTCAAGCTTGGCTATTAGTAGTGTTTCTGCTTATAATTTAAATGATACTGATGTTAATTCATTAAATATTGATAATTCTGAAATTACATTGGTTAAAGCAGCTAATGATGCCACTATTAATATTGAAGTTAAGGATTCTTATTCCGTAGGAAATGGTACCTGGGTGGAAGATGGAGTAGCTACTGATAAGGCAATCGTTACAATTTTTGATTCTTCAAATAAGAAGGTTTTTGAAGGAACTACAAATTCAAAAGGTTTGCTATCAGTTAATTTAGCTAAAGGAAATTATAAGGTTAATATAAATCTAGAAACTTATGAAACTTATTCTAAAGACATTGTTCTTTCAAATAAAGTTAATATCAATCATATTTTTTATCCGGATATCCTGTTCTTTGTAGACTACACTTCTCATCACGATAAGGTTAACAAATTGTTGGAATTATCAAAAAGAGTTTGTTATGTCTCAACAACTAATTATGATAAATCTAAAGAGTGGTTATTTGAACATGCTAATTTTATTCAATTGGACATGTATACCGACGGTCCAACATATTCATTCAACACTGATATATTGAAGGATTCGCCGGCATATAAAAATTATAAAATTGCATACACATTTGGTGTTTATTCTGATGATTTATTAAAATCCATTGATCTGCATTTTGTTGGGGGAAGTCCATCTAATAATAATGTGAATTCAATAGAAAATACTTATATTGGTTCATATTTCCAGGCAGAGGATACTCCTGAACAAAGTGTTTTGGATAAAAACATGGCGAACCTTTTAGATTATATTAAGTATTTAATCAACCCAGCCAAATATTCAAACCCTACATTGGATTCAACTAGAACTCCATTGCTTGCATCCACATTTGGTTTTTATCATCCTGATTTAGGAACTTTAACTGTAACACCTTCTCAAACAGAGATTAATTCATGGATTTTATATAATCCAGGATATAATCATGATGGTGTTGGAAGCTTAAATTGGATGTCTGAAAACTTTACTGAATGGCAAAAGGTCAATTTAGACCCTGCAAAGTATATGGAAACTTTTGAAAAATGGTACAAACAGAACAAGCCTCATGACAACTCATTTATTGCAATAGCTAGTTATTATGCTGGTGGTGAATTAATTGATTCTTTGATTAGAAAATATGAGGCTGCAGGAAGGCCTGCTTTCAACATTTACCAATC from Methanobrevibacter sp. includes the following:
- a CDS encoding 4Fe-4S binding protein; translation: MLSKISEFLNKDLNGSSENVLKVGCVPYRKVLSNFSEFDIVYNDINMDIPKMDICFVDNTISKDLILDISENADILISLGSCIAFKPDITIPGVSVSDEFLNSVAVSLIDDNLEYLKPLIVMSKENDFRTKTILITVNNELCTGCSGCAFICPQEAIEMHNTRPELDFSMCVHCGCCFVICPKAWILHEEVEAWC
- a CDS encoding Coenzyme F420 hydrogenase/dehydrogenase, beta subunit C-terminal domain; protein product: MVLGSYKKIVSAKTTNNEIFKYAQDGGIISSLLIYALEERMIDGALVAGNPDNDWVPVPEIATTPDEILAAAGTKYTMCPSINAIKEVVNECNLKNIAAVLTPCQCQVVRKAHKYPMSIGSFVESISLLFGVFCMRTFSHKAISELAEDLGTDLQDVERMNIAHGHFYFNSWDEGLKVPLKDIHGLEQPGCDVCKDYSSLFADLAIGTAGSPPSYSTVVIRTQKGLELFDSAVEVGLLEYDSIEDVTPGLSLLEIRGETKEHQANREINKRKEEGMFVPIRF
- the map gene encoding type II methionyl aminopeptidase; this translates as MIDAYIKAGKIVSEVREEASKMIKEGTLVLDLVEYVESEILKKGAGIAFPCNVSINEIAAHYTSPYQDETKIEAGDMVKLDLGAHIDGFIADSAITVMADGKHLEEKLGSDRLNKNEEIIEASSAGLDAALGTVKAGVEVWEIGQAVKEAINEYGFNPVSNLTGHSLEQYNLHAGISIPNINNHDHTKLEEGQAIAIEPFATDGIGFVNDAPGAYIFSFLADKPFRMKQTQQTLTYIEHNYPHLPFSGRWLTEEFKPSRVQRSLKQLGEAMAIYPYSPLKEKTGCWVSQKEHTVIVETDGCTITTI